A region from the Malus domestica chromosome 07, GDT2T_hap1 genome encodes:
- the LOC103439829 gene encoding uncharacterized protein isoform X2, whose translation MENMQYAEELVREFLVFKGFTNTLQAFDSELSTDISKGFQVDRIMELIFSVYVPKFQAEKLVGLFSFFKQCLSSSSETVLLTTLSKLEVSILRYYVVNAIQSGRRDKVLEFFGMIGNDLLQRGQDWTAWFAIPYVKKPNSDPEFRIYFSKEWYEALRLSVRNFFSEIFNGTRIPALMKISSEKTTVNHLKKDIKQLKLKLSKLQALLEEKDGQLCQLRSCSSVTDASTERTMSSSSVVHEENRLISKDTQETCPPDTFQIRGAEVDPDWVVAGHMGNRPEFNISKSDPNLSSQSTPRVRDGGTADSIQLYEDDPYNENGRESHLEDFTEFKVDFQETFLGHTSPISRCRFSASGNNIASASEDGTVRIWTYDSSTPASRNATIYCGAKIMSLDWECKSDRLLLIGTANGGIKAWNVDAKRVVCDLSTSEEFPSILDIKCSPVEPIFVTAAASKGHGSSYVDSMGFASLTVWNMKTWKAMTVLPLGKDPPAITSLSFNHNGKVLVAAATDGMIHMFDMSAYLQITGWPAHDSAISSILFGPDETSIFSLGVDGKVFEWSLQNQGQILWSRNCTRFCDPESSKSCRHEMALDATGRRLLVTSGSVRAPIYQVRGHVNGLSPLPHSAAITTVDWHPTLPIFLTGSADNSVLVTSMS comes from the exons ATGGAGAATATGCAGTATGCTGAGGAGCTTGTGAGGGAGTTTCTTGTGTTTAAAggattcactaacactttgCAAGCTTTCGATTCTGAATTATCTACGGATATCAGTAAAGGGTTTCAAGTAGATAGGATAATGGAATTAATCTTCTCAGTGTATGTACCTAAGTTTCAGGCAGAAAAATTAGTTGGTCTGTTCAGTTTTTTCAAGCAGTGTCTCTCTTCATCATCCGAGACAGTACTTTTGACTACTCTTTCGAAACTGGAGGTGTCTATTCTACGCTACTACGTTGTTAATGCCATCCAGTCAGGGAGGAGGGACAAGGTTTTAGAGTTCTTTGGAATGATTGGGAATGATTTGTTGCAAAGGGGCCAGGATTGGACTGCATGGTTTG CCATTCCTTATGTAAAGAAACCAAACTCTGATCCTGAGTTTCGTATATACTTTTCAAAGGAATGGTATGAGGCCTTGCGTTTATCTGTCAGAAATTTCTTTAGTGAGATCTTCAACGGTA CACGCATACCAGCCCTTATGAAAATTAGTTCAGAAAAGACTACTGTCAACCATCTGAAAAAAGACATCAAGCAACTCAAGCTCAAGTTATCAAAACTTCAGGCTTTGTTGGAGGAAAAAGATGGTCAATTATGCCAGTTAAGAAG TTGTTCGTCAGTAACCGATGCAAGCACTGAACGAACCATGAGTTCATCAAGTGTAGTGCATGAGGAAAATCGTCTTATATCTAAGGATACTCAGGAAACTTGCCCTCCTGATACTTTTCAAATAAGGGGAGCAGAGGTGGATCCAGATTGGGTTGTTGCTGGACACATGGGAAACAGACCAGAGTTTAACATATCTAAGTCTGATCCTAATTTAAGTTCTCAATCAACTCCTCGCGTGAGAGATGGTGGAACTGCTGATAGTATTCAGCTATACGAGGATGACCCCTATAATG AAAATGGCAGGGAAAGCCATTTAGAAGACTTCACTGAATTTAAGGTTGACTTCCAG GAGACATTTTTGGGCCACACAAGTCCAATCAGTCGCTGCCGCTTTTCTGCATCTGGAAATAATATAGCCAGCGCATCTGAAGATGGAACAGTAAG GATATGGACCTATGACTCGTCAACTCCGGCATCTAGAAATGCAACCATTTATTGTGGAGCCAAGATTATGTCACTTGACTGGGAGTGCAAATCTGACCGATTG CTTCTGATAGGCACTGCTAATGGAGGCATTAAAGCATGGAATGTCGATGCAAAGAGAGTTGTCTGTGATCTTAGCACGAGTGAAGAATTTCCAAG TATCCTGGATATAAAGTGCAGCCCTGTAGAGCCAATTTTTGTTACTGCAGCAGCATCCAAGGG GCACGGATCAAGTTATGTTGATAGTATGGGGTTCGCTTCATTAACTGTGTGGAATATGAAGACGTGGAAGGCTATG ACAGTTCTTCCTCTTGGTAAAGATCCACCTGCAATAACATCCCTTAGTTTCAATCACAATGGGAAAGTTTTAGTGGCCGCTGCAACTGATGGAATGATTCACATGtttg ATATGTCTGCCTATCTACAAATAACCGGGTGGCCTGCACATGACTCTGCTATAAGCTCCATTCTTTTCGGCCCTGATGAGACAAGTATTTTCAGTTTGGGAGTAGATGGAAAG GTGTTTGAATGGAGCTTGCAAAACCAAGGTCAAATCCTATGGTCAAGAAACTGTACCAG GTTCTGTGACCCTGAGAGCTCAAAAAGTTGCAGACATGAAATGGCTTTAGATGCTACCGGGAGGAGACTATTGGTAACATCCGGTTCCGTAAGAGCGCCCATATACCAG GTTCGGGGTCATGTGAATGGGTTGAGCCCTCTCCCACACAGTGCTGCTATAACTACTGTAGATTGGCACCCGACTTTACCCATCTTCTTAACAGGATCGGCTGATAACTCTGTCCTGGTAACATCTATGTCATAA
- the LOC103439827 gene encoding receptor-like protein EIX2 translates to MLFKVIYSVLFVLTSVNCCLSAGISSNIRCLQTEKTALLQFKQGLVDESNVLASWETGKDCCEWRGITCSNETGHVVTLDLYYNSSDVYNVETPLSGVIAPSLLELPYLTYLDLSFNNFKGKIPKFIGSLSRLKHLKLAGASLSGPIPPQLGNLSSLYALDLAWNFVTFENLEWLSHLSSLRYLNMSGLNFSEVVNWPESISKLPSLVELQLSSCNLPNVELSSLSFVNSSNSLEVLELSYNFLNLSIFYWMANVSTNLVHIGLAGDQLQGPFPDVFANMVSLVSLDLSYNKLEGRIPKSFRNLCNLELLNLLENKLSDRLEDSVENLSCAQDTLESLSLSGNLFSGSFPDNLTRFSSLKELYIDGTNVSGSLPESFQPLSQLRSLSLVLNQFTGSLPDFTGLSLLRQLFISKNQLNGSIPESIGQLSSLEDLDLSWNSLNGVVTEVHFSNLSRLNSLDFSHNPLSFNLSSDWTPPFQIKSLGLDSCKVGPAFPKWIQTQTKLTSLYMSDAEISDSIPDKFWDLSSSLFELNLSMNQIHGKLPNLSTKNSTFFSLDLSSNRLDGPLPPFPSSVAILLLSKNMLSGPLSSFCETETPNLFNLDLSENQLSGELPSCWMQFQGLFSLNMAKNNFFGKIPSSLGYLKNAALLRLHDNNLSGELPSLENCTELRVVDLGANKLSGEIPTWIGPSLTKLLVLRLRSNEFYGSIPLSLCSLPALHVLDFSKNNISGALPFCLPNITALSSMSPEVEDNIIVGFVQLIWKGIEIEFGENLKRLRSIDISSNNLNGDIPESVTSLMKLISLNLSRNSFTGVLPNKFGQLEMLESLDLSRNQISGSIPSSFSSLHYLSVLDLSYNNLTGRIPLSTQLQTFDASAFTGNLGLCGQPLTPECPGDATTEDPAVPNGSGSDKTKQDDDGFISLGFYVSLVLGFVIGFWSVCGTLVLKTTWRYAYFRFLDDIKDRIM, encoded by the coding sequence ATGTTGTTCAAAGTCATATATTCTGTCTTGTTTGTGCTTACATCTGTCAATTGTTGTTTGAGTGCCGGAATCAGTTCCAACATCAGGTGCTTACAAACAGAAAAAACCGCTCTGCTTCAGTTCAAACAAGGCCTCGTCGATGAGTCCAATGTTCTTGCCTCTTGGGAAACCGGCAAAGATTGTTGCGAGTGGAGAGGAATCACTTGCAGCAACGAAACAGGTCATGTCGTCACACTAGATCTTTACTATAACTCTTCTGATGTTTATAATGTTGAAACTCCTTTGAGTGGTGTCATTGCTCCTTCTCTACTTGAATTGCCGTATCTAACTTACTTGGACCTCAGTTTCAATAATTTCAAAGGAAAAATTCCCAAGTTCATCGGTTCTTTAAGCCGGTTGAAGCACCTCAAACTGGCAGGTGCTAGTCTTAGCGGACCAATTCCTCCCCAACTCGGAAACCTCTCTAGTTTGTATGCTCTTGATCTTGCATGGAACTTTGTCACATTTGAAAATCTCGAGTGGTTatctcatctttcttctttgaGGTACTTGAACATGTCGGGTCTTAATTTTTCCGAGGTTGTAAATTGGCCAGAGTCTATAAGCAAACTCCCTTCACTTGTTGAGCTTCAGCTATCTTCATGTAATCTTCCCAATGTCGAACTGAGTTCGctttcttttgtcaattcttCTAACTCTCTTGAAGTCCTTGAACTCTCGTATAATTTTCTTAATCTTTCGATATTTTATTGGATGGCCAATGTTAGCACCAACCTTGTTCACATTGGTTTAGCTGGTGATCAGTTGCAAGGTCCCTTCCCAGATGTTTTTGCAAACATGGTTTCTCTCGTGTCTCTTGATCTCTCGTATAACAAACTTGAAGGCAGGATACCAAAGTCCTTTCGAAACCTTTGCAACTTAGAGTTGTTGAATTTACTGGAAAACAAACTTTCTGACAGACTTGAAGACTCTGTCGAAAACTTGTCTTGTGCTCAAGACACCCTCGAGTCCTTGTCCTTGAGTGGGAACCTATTTTCGGGTTCATTTCCTGATAACCTTACAAGATTTTCATCCTTGAAAGAATTGTACATTGATGGCACCAATGTAAGTGGATCTCTTCCAGAAAGTTTTCAGCCACTCTCCCAGCTAAGATCCTTGAGCCTAGTTCTAAACCAGTTCACCGGATCACTGCCTGATTTTACAGGTCTTTCGTTGTTAAGGCAGTTATTTATCTCCAAAAATCAGCTCAACGGATCTATACCAGAGAGTATCGGACAACTTTCCAGCCTCGAAGATTTGGATCTTTCTTGGAATTCTTTGAATGGTGTCGTAACTGAAGTACACTTCTCCAATCTCTCGCGTTTAAACTCTTTGGATTTTTCTCATAATCCTTTGTCTTTCAACTTGAGCTCGGATTGGACTCCGCCTTTCCAAATCAAATCACTAGGATTGGACTCCTGCAAGGTTGGCCCTGCTTTTCCGAAATGGATTCAAACTCAGACAAAACTTACTTCACTTTACATGTCTGATGCTGAGATTTCGGATTCTATACCTGATAAGTTTTGGGACCTGTCTTCCAGCTTATTCGAGTTAAACCTATCGATGAACCAAATCCATGGAAAGTTGCCAAATCTATCAACAAAAAACAGCACCTTTTTTTCACTTGACTTGTCATCTAATCGCTTGGACGGTCCACTTCCGCCATTTCCTTCAAGTGTAGCCATCTTGCTTCTCTCCAAAAACATGCTTTCGGGACCCTTATCTTCCTTTTGTGAAACAGAAACTCCAAACTTGTTTAATCTAGACCTTTCCGAGAACCAGCTATCCGGCGAACTTCCTAGTTGTTGGATGCAGTTTCAAGGATTGTTCTCTTTGAACATGGCTAAGAACAATTTCTTCGGAAAAATTCCAAGCTCATTAGGCTACTTAAAGAATGCTGCATTGTTACGCTTACATGACAACAACCTTTCTGGAGAATTGCCATCTTTGGAGAACTGTACAGAGTTAAGGGTTGTTGATCTCGGTGCCAATAAACTATCTGGAGAGATACCGACATGGATAGGCCCGAGCCTAACAAAGTTGCTGGTTCTTCGCTTAAGGTCAAACGAGTTTTATGGAAGCATACCCTTAAGCCTATGCAGTCTTCCTGCCCTTCATGTTTTGGACTTCTCCAAGAACAATATATCTGGGGCCTTACCATTTTGCCTCCCTAACATAACAGCTTTGTCTTCTATGTCCCCCGAGGTTGAGGACAACATTATTGTTGGGTTTGTGCAACTGATTTGGAAAGGAATAGAGATTGAGTTCGGCGAAAATCTTAAGCGTTTGAGAAGCATTGACATTTCAAGCAACAACTTAAATGGAGACATTCCAGAAAGTGTAACAAGTTTGATGAAGTTGATTTCTCTGAACCTTTCAAGAAACAGTTTCACTGGGGTGCTTCCTAACAAATTTGGCCAGTTGGAGATGTTAGAATCGCTCGATTTGTCACGAAACCAGATATCTGGTAGCATTCCTTCGAGCTTTTCCAGCTTACATTATCTTAGTGTCTTGGACTTGTCATACAACAACTTAACAGGAAGGATTCCGCTAAGCACTCAACTTCAAACCTTTGATGCTTCTGCATTTACGGGAAATCTTGGACTTTGCGGGCAACCGCTCACACCAGAATGCCCGGGAGATGCAACAACTGAAGATCCTGCAGTCCCTAATGGCAGTGGAAGTGACAAGACCAAACAAGATGATGATGGTTTCATAAGCTTAGGATTTTATGTCAGCTTGGTGCTTGGTTTCGTCATAGGATTCTGGAGTGTCTGTGGTACTTTAGTTCTCAAGACAACTTGGCGATATGCCTATTTCCGGTTCTTGGATGATATCAAAGATCGGATTATGTGA
- the LOC103439830 gene encoding plastidial pyruvate kinase 2 — translation MAHVVAMRAIHSSILSPSSGSARGRAADKLKPPTSFAYKVMAFEEKQKGWRWRVFGNRRSEITAKLPLQTEVVPVSPEDSPKIEDQLRAIQQLDDTAVGMWSRPVVKRKTKIVCTIGPSTNTREMIWKLAEAGMNVARMNMSHGDHASHQKVIDLVKEYNEQHEDNAIAIMLDTKGPEVRSGDLPQPINLESGQEFTFTIKRGVGTADCVSVNYDDFVNDVAPGDMLLVDGGMMSFLVKSKTEESVKCEVVDGGELKSRRHLNVRGKSATLPSITEKDWEDIKFGVDNKVDFYAVSFVKDAQVVHELKNYLQSNNADIHVIVKIESADSIPNLHSIITASDGAMVARGDLGAELPVEEVPLLQEEIIRICRSMGKAVIVATNMLESMIVHPTPTRAEVSDIAIAVREGSDGIMLSGETAHGKFPLKAVKVMHTVALRTEATILGGAVPANLGKAFKNHMSEMFAYHATMMSNTLGTSIVVFTRSGFMAILLSHYRPTGTIFAFTNDKSIQRRLALYQGVCPIYMEFTEDSETSFNNALTVLKKQGLVKAGEEVALVQSGRQPIWRLQSTHNIQVRKI, via the exons ATGGCGCACGTGGTGGCTATGCGGGCGATTCATAGCTCGATCCTCTCTCCCAGCTCTGGATCTGCACGCGGCCGCGCCGCCGACAAGCTGAAGCCGCCGACGAGCTTTGCGTACAAAGTTATGGCTTTTGAGGAGAAGCAGAAGGGATGGAGGTGGAGAGTGTTTGGGAATAGGAGGTCTGAGATCACCGCCAAGCTTCCCCTTCAGACGGAGGTCGTTCCCGTCTCGCCCGAAGACTCGCCCAAG ATAGAGGATCAGCTGAGGGCAATTCAGCAACTTGACGACACAGCAGTGGGTATGTGGTCAAGGCCTGTGGTCAAACGTAAGACAAAGATTGTTTGCACAATTGGTCCTTCCACCAACACGCGCGAAATGATCTGGAAGTTGGCAGAGGCCGGAATGAATGTTGCTCGTATGAATATGTCGCATGGAGATCACGCGTCTCATCAAAAAGTTATCGACTTGGTTAAAGAATATAATGAACAACATGAAGACAATGCCATTGCGATCATGCTTGATACCAAG GGTCCTGAGGTTAGGAGCGGTGACCTGCCACAGCCAATCAATTTAGAAAGTGGGCAGGAATTTACCTTTACAATCAAAAGAGGGGTTGGCACAGCAGATTGTGTTAGCGTGAACTATGATGATTTTGTTAACGATGTAGCACCGGGAGACATGCTTTTGGTTGATG GTGGTATGATGTCATTTCTGGTGAAGTCCAAGACAGAAGAATCAGTGAAATGTGAAGTTGTTGATGGAGGAGAGCTTAAGTCTAGGCGACATTTGAATGTGCGAGGGAAAAGTGCAACATTGCCTTCTATCACTG AGAAAGATTGGGAAGATATTAAATTTGGAGTGGACAATAAAGTTGACTTCTACGCTGTTTCATTTGTCAAAGATGCGCAAGTTGTTCATGAATTGAAGAATTATCTGCAAA GTAATAATGCAGATATACACGTTATTGTTAAAATAGAAAGTGCAGACTCTATCCCAAATTTGCATTCGATTATCACAGCATCCGATGGG GCAATGGTTGCAAGAGGAGATCTTGGTGCAGAGCTCCCTGTTGAGGAAGTTCCGCTTTTGCAG GAAGAGATAATTAGGATATGCCGTAGCATGGGAAAGGCTGTTATTGTGGCAACAAATATGCTGGAAAGCATGATTGTTCATCCAACACCAACCAGAGCTGAGGTATCCGACATTGCCATTGCTGTTAGAGAGGGTTCTGATGGAATTATGCTTTCTGGAGAGACTGCTCATGGAAA GTTTCCTTTGAAGGCAGTGAAAGTTATGCACACTGTCGCACTTCGGACTGAGGCGACTATCTTGGGTGGCGCAGTGCCTGCCAATCTTGGTAAAGCTTTCAAG AACCATATGAGTGAGATGTTTGCTTACCATGCAACCATGATGTCCAATACTCTTGGTACCTCAATCGTTGTCTTTACCAGATCTGGTTTCATGGCTATTCTATTGAGCCATTACCGACCTACCGGGACCATATTTGCCTTTACGAATGA TAAGAGCATACAACGGAGGTTGGCTTTGTATCAAGGCGTATGTCCCATATACATGGAGTTCACAGAAGATTCTGAAACAAGCTTTAACAATGCCTTGACTGTGCTGAAG AAGCAAGGATTGGTAAAGGCAGGAGAAGAGGTCGCACTCGTTCAAAGTGGCAGGCAACCCATTTGGCGGCTCCAATCCACTCACAACATTCAAGTGCGCAAAATTTAG
- the LOC103439829 gene encoding uncharacterized protein isoform X1 encodes MAQLTTFGLKATCLGFNDYNDNSSNNLSAKLTPPSHLPTFPPSTLLNLDWKAESNSPPLTVTYKSHPVPLQFRKFQAEKLVGLFSFFKQCLSSSSETVLLTTLSKLEVSILRYYVVNAIQSGRRDKVLEFFGMIGNDLLQRGQDWTAWFAIPYVKKPNSDPEFRIYFSKEWYEALRLSVRNFFSEIFNGTRIPALMKISSEKTTVNHLKKDIKQLKLKLSKLQALLEEKDGQLCQLRSCSSVTDASTERTMSSSSVVHEENRLISKDTQETCPPDTFQIRGAEVDPDWVVAGHMGNRPEFNISKSDPNLSSQSTPRVRDGGTADSIQLYEDDPYNENGRESHLEDFTEFKVDFQETFLGHTSPISRCRFSASGNNIASASEDGTVRIWTYDSSTPASRNATIYCGAKIMSLDWECKSDRLLLIGTANGGIKAWNVDAKRVVCDLSTSEEFPSILDIKCSPVEPIFVTAAASKGHGSSYVDSMGFASLTVWNMKTWKAMTVLPLGKDPPAITSLSFNHNGKVLVAAATDGMIHMFDMSAYLQITGWPAHDSAISSILFGPDETSIFSLGVDGKVFEWSLQNQGQILWSRNCTRFCDPESSKSCRHEMALDATGRRLLVTSGSVRAPIYQVRGHVNGLSPLPHSAAITTVDWHPTLPIFLTGSADNSVLVTSMS; translated from the exons ATGGCCCAATTAACTACGTTTGGGCTCAAAGCAACATGTTTGGGCTTCAACGACTACAATGATAATAGTAGCAATAATTTAAGCGCCAAACTCACTCCACCTTCCCACCTTCCCACCTTCCCACCTTCCACCCTGCTCAACCTGGACTGGAAAGCTGAATCGAACTCCCCTCCTTTGACTGTAACTTACAAATCCCATCCGGTTCCTCTGCAATTCCGCAAG TTTCAGGCAGAAAAATTAGTTGGTCTGTTCAGTTTTTTCAAGCAGTGTCTCTCTTCATCATCCGAGACAGTACTTTTGACTACTCTTTCGAAACTGGAGGTGTCTATTCTACGCTACTACGTTGTTAATGCCATCCAGTCAGGGAGGAGGGACAAGGTTTTAGAGTTCTTTGGAATGATTGGGAATGATTTGTTGCAAAGGGGCCAGGATTGGACTGCATGGTTTG CCATTCCTTATGTAAAGAAACCAAACTCTGATCCTGAGTTTCGTATATACTTTTCAAAGGAATGGTATGAGGCCTTGCGTTTATCTGTCAGAAATTTCTTTAGTGAGATCTTCAACGGTA CACGCATACCAGCCCTTATGAAAATTAGTTCAGAAAAGACTACTGTCAACCATCTGAAAAAAGACATCAAGCAACTCAAGCTCAAGTTATCAAAACTTCAGGCTTTGTTGGAGGAAAAAGATGGTCAATTATGCCAGTTAAGAAG TTGTTCGTCAGTAACCGATGCAAGCACTGAACGAACCATGAGTTCATCAAGTGTAGTGCATGAGGAAAATCGTCTTATATCTAAGGATACTCAGGAAACTTGCCCTCCTGATACTTTTCAAATAAGGGGAGCAGAGGTGGATCCAGATTGGGTTGTTGCTGGACACATGGGAAACAGACCAGAGTTTAACATATCTAAGTCTGATCCTAATTTAAGTTCTCAATCAACTCCTCGCGTGAGAGATGGTGGAACTGCTGATAGTATTCAGCTATACGAGGATGACCCCTATAATG AAAATGGCAGGGAAAGCCATTTAGAAGACTTCACTGAATTTAAGGTTGACTTCCAG GAGACATTTTTGGGCCACACAAGTCCAATCAGTCGCTGCCGCTTTTCTGCATCTGGAAATAATATAGCCAGCGCATCTGAAGATGGAACAGTAAG GATATGGACCTATGACTCGTCAACTCCGGCATCTAGAAATGCAACCATTTATTGTGGAGCCAAGATTATGTCACTTGACTGGGAGTGCAAATCTGACCGATTG CTTCTGATAGGCACTGCTAATGGAGGCATTAAAGCATGGAATGTCGATGCAAAGAGAGTTGTCTGTGATCTTAGCACGAGTGAAGAATTTCCAAG TATCCTGGATATAAAGTGCAGCCCTGTAGAGCCAATTTTTGTTACTGCAGCAGCATCCAAGGG GCACGGATCAAGTTATGTTGATAGTATGGGGTTCGCTTCATTAACTGTGTGGAATATGAAGACGTGGAAGGCTATG ACAGTTCTTCCTCTTGGTAAAGATCCACCTGCAATAACATCCCTTAGTTTCAATCACAATGGGAAAGTTTTAGTGGCCGCTGCAACTGATGGAATGATTCACATGtttg ATATGTCTGCCTATCTACAAATAACCGGGTGGCCTGCACATGACTCTGCTATAAGCTCCATTCTTTTCGGCCCTGATGAGACAAGTATTTTCAGTTTGGGAGTAGATGGAAAG GTGTTTGAATGGAGCTTGCAAAACCAAGGTCAAATCCTATGGTCAAGAAACTGTACCAG GTTCTGTGACCCTGAGAGCTCAAAAAGTTGCAGACATGAAATGGCTTTAGATGCTACCGGGAGGAGACTATTGGTAACATCCGGTTCCGTAAGAGCGCCCATATACCAG GTTCGGGGTCATGTGAATGGGTTGAGCCCTCTCCCACACAGTGCTGCTATAACTACTGTAGATTGGCACCCGACTTTACCCATCTTCTTAACAGGATCGGCTGATAACTCTGTCCTGGTAACATCTATGTCATAA
- the LOC103439829 gene encoding uncharacterized protein isoform X3: MENMQYAEELVREFLVFKGFTNTLQAFDSELSTDISKGFQVDRIMELIFSVYVPKFQAEKLVGLFSFFKQCLSSSSETVLLTTLSKLEVSILRYYVVNAIQSGRRDKVLEFFGMIGNDLLQRGQDWTAWFAIPYVKKPNSDPEFRIYFSKEWYEALRLSVRNFFSEIFNGTRIPALMKISSEKTTVNHLKKDIKQLKLKLSKLQALLEEKDGQLCQLRSCSSVTDASTERTMSSSSVVHEENRLISKDTQETCPPDTFQIRGAEVDPDWVVAGHMGNRPEFNISKSDPNLSSQSTPRVRDGGTADSIQLYEDDPYNENGRESHLEDFTEFKVDFQETFLGHTSPISRCRFSASGNNIASASEDGTVRIWTYDSSTPASRNATIYCGAKIMSLDWECKSDRLLLIGTANGGIKAWNVDAKRVVCDLSTSEEFPSILDIKCSPVEPIFVTAAASKGHGSSYVDSMGFASLTVWNMKTWKAMTVLPLGKDPPAITSLSFNHNGKVLVAAATDGMIHMFDMSAYLQITGWPAHDSAISSILFGPDETSIFSLGVDGKVFEWSLQNQGQILWSRNCTRFCDPESSKSCRHEMALDATGRRLLVTSGSVRAPIYQVRGHVNGLSPLPHSAAITTVDWHPTLPIFLTGSADNSVLVTSMS, encoded by the exons ATGGAGAATATGCAGTATGCTGAGGAGCTTGTGAGGGAGTTTCTTGTGTTTAAAggattcactaacactttgCAAGCTTTCGATTCTGAATTATCTACGGATATCAGTAAAGGGTTTCAAGTAGATAGGATAATGGAATTAATCTTCTCAGTGTATGTACCTAAGTTTCAGGCAGAAAAATTAGTTGGTCTGTTCAGTTTTTTCAAGCAGTGTCTCTCTTCATCATCCGAGACAGTACTTTTGACTACTCTTTCGAAACTGGAGGTGTCTATTCTACGCTACTACGTTGTTAATGCCATCCAGTCAGGGAGGAGGGACAAGGTTTTAGAGTTCTTTGGAATGATTGGGAATGATTTGTTGCAAAGGGGCCAGGATTGGACTGCATGGTTTG CCATTCCTTATGTAAAGAAACCAAACTCTGATCCTGAGTTTCGTATATACTTTTCAAAGGAATGGTATGAGGCCTTGCGTTTATCTGTCAGAAATTTCTTTAGTGAGATCTTCAACGGTACTC GCATACCAGCCCTTATGAAAATTAGTTCAGAAAAGACTACTGTCAACCATCTGAAAAAAGACATCAAGCAACTCAAGCTCAAGTTATCAAAACTTCAGGCTTTGTTGGAGGAAAAAGATGGTCAATTATGCCAGTTAAGAAG TTGTTCGTCAGTAACCGATGCAAGCACTGAACGAACCATGAGTTCATCAAGTGTAGTGCATGAGGAAAATCGTCTTATATCTAAGGATACTCAGGAAACTTGCCCTCCTGATACTTTTCAAATAAGGGGAGCAGAGGTGGATCCAGATTGGGTTGTTGCTGGACACATGGGAAACAGACCAGAGTTTAACATATCTAAGTCTGATCCTAATTTAAGTTCTCAATCAACTCCTCGCGTGAGAGATGGTGGAACTGCTGATAGTATTCAGCTATACGAGGATGACCCCTATAATG AAAATGGCAGGGAAAGCCATTTAGAAGACTTCACTGAATTTAAGGTTGACTTCCAG GAGACATTTTTGGGCCACACAAGTCCAATCAGTCGCTGCCGCTTTTCTGCATCTGGAAATAATATAGCCAGCGCATCTGAAGATGGAACAGTAAG GATATGGACCTATGACTCGTCAACTCCGGCATCTAGAAATGCAACCATTTATTGTGGAGCCAAGATTATGTCACTTGACTGGGAGTGCAAATCTGACCGATTG CTTCTGATAGGCACTGCTAATGGAGGCATTAAAGCATGGAATGTCGATGCAAAGAGAGTTGTCTGTGATCTTAGCACGAGTGAAGAATTTCCAAG TATCCTGGATATAAAGTGCAGCCCTGTAGAGCCAATTTTTGTTACTGCAGCAGCATCCAAGGG GCACGGATCAAGTTATGTTGATAGTATGGGGTTCGCTTCATTAACTGTGTGGAATATGAAGACGTGGAAGGCTATG ACAGTTCTTCCTCTTGGTAAAGATCCACCTGCAATAACATCCCTTAGTTTCAATCACAATGGGAAAGTTTTAGTGGCCGCTGCAACTGATGGAATGATTCACATGtttg ATATGTCTGCCTATCTACAAATAACCGGGTGGCCTGCACATGACTCTGCTATAAGCTCCATTCTTTTCGGCCCTGATGAGACAAGTATTTTCAGTTTGGGAGTAGATGGAAAG GTGTTTGAATGGAGCTTGCAAAACCAAGGTCAAATCCTATGGTCAAGAAACTGTACCAG GTTCTGTGACCCTGAGAGCTCAAAAAGTTGCAGACATGAAATGGCTTTAGATGCTACCGGGAGGAGACTATTGGTAACATCCGGTTCCGTAAGAGCGCCCATATACCAG GTTCGGGGTCATGTGAATGGGTTGAGCCCTCTCCCACACAGTGCTGCTATAACTACTGTAGATTGGCACCCGACTTTACCCATCTTCTTAACAGGATCGGCTGATAACTCTGTCCTGGTAACATCTATGTCATAA